The genomic stretch CATTTCTTGGCGAAATCAATGAAAAGACGCTTAGTGAAATAATCAAAAAAGTTTCTGAAATAGCAAAATCATTTTGCAGTTTCGAATGCATCTTCTCAAAAATAGAGCCAATTCCTGCAAAATTTCCGCGCATAATATGGATAACGCTTGATGAAAACATAACACTTTCAAAGCTATACGAAGAACTGAAAAAGGCACTTATGCTTGAAAATGAGCATGGCAGCTTTAAAGCACATATAACTGCTGCAAGACTAAACCCGGACAGCAAAGGCAAAAAAATAATCAACATCAACAAAAAGGGAATAGAGCCGCTTAAATTTCGTGTAAGCGAACTTAAAATAATGAAAAGCATATTGAAAAGCGACGGCCCAGAATACATTGTAATAGAATCAATTCATTTAGCCAAGAACGTGAACTTGCGTGAATAACTATGGAAGCAACAACAAATACAACAAAAAAGATATTAATTACATGCATTGCAGTCTCAATTCTTGGAATTTCACTTATCACTGCCATTGATTATGGGGCTGATGCAAAACGCGTGAACCTCTCTGAACTCGGCAGCAAGCTCGCAGGCGAAAATATAATGGCGTGCGGAATTGTGAAATCAAAAAGCGTTTCACAAACCGGGACAACATTTATGACTATTGCTGAAAACGGCTCAAAGGCACGCATCATATTTTTTAAAAACGAACGGTATAAGACAGAAAACATATCTCGTGGCGAAAGTGTATGTGTAAATGGCGTTGTGCAAATATACAACAACAACGCTGAAATAATAGGCCGAAAAATCATCGAAGTGATAAATAATGCATAAAGTTAATTCAAGAATTTATTTGAATGTCGAATATCAACTGCAACCCCATATATGAATGAAGCCATTTCACGTGAATTAAAAATCGACGTCCCTGTTGCAAGAAGCTCATTTTTACTTCCGAGAACAAAAACCTCATCACCCACACGTATCCGTTCATCCGCAGAAGCAACAAATTTAGAAAAAAGATTCTTTCCCTCACGCACGAATTGCTCTACATCTTTGTTCACGTGAACAACGTACGTGCCTTTAAGGTATTTAAGAATATCTTTTGCAAACATGAATGTCGGAATGAAGTATCCGTCTGAATCCCTGAATGTTCCAAGAAGCGCGCCTTTATAACTTATCCTTTGGAGACGCCCGGTATTTCTTGAAAGCTCGATTTCAGTATATCTTTTTATCAGTTTTTTTGCGCGCGAAAGCTTTATGCCATACTGGTATGCAATTATTTGGCGCGCGGCTTCTACCGGTTTTATTGTACCTGATTTCCTGTGCTTTGGAACAACCGACTGGCCGAAAGGATAAACCATTTTAAGCCCTAATGGAACTTTTATTCCAAGCCAATTAAATGTCTCAGATGTCTTTGGAAACTCCGCCTGCTTAAGCTTGTCCTTCACGCGAAAAACAATGGGTCGCTGCATACTTTCCTTTCCAAGATAAAAGAATGCGTGGCCCGGCGAAACAGGCTCGTTTGTTTCGATAAACTTACGGTATTTCCCTAGTGTAGAATATGCTTCAAGAAGCGCAGGATGACTTCGGATGCGCTGCTCTACAAGCTCCCAAAGACCTCCGTCATAAATCGCTTCGCGCACAGTCCTTATTTCCTCAAATGTTGCGTAAAGATTGTGTTTTGCAAGCAAAGAGGCGTCGCCCACGAGTTCACGCGCGCTATTTTCGCTGCACACTGGGCACGAGCAAGGAAGCTCGTGAAGTTCACTCGCGGTTCTTGTACCATTGACCGTAAGGTATCTTCCCTGCCTCGCAAATATTGCATAAGCTGCAGAATCAAAAAAATCAACGCCTATTGCGGCAAGAAGCGAGAATATCATCGGATGCCCTGCCCCGAATGCGTGAACAGGCTTCGATGGATCAAGATTCATTTTCGCAGTAAGTATTGAATCGACAAGCTTTGAAAAGCGGTATTGTTCCATCAATGGAACTATTCCGCCGACCGCGAAAACATCAGGATTTATTTTTGAGACTTCAAGAGCGGCTTTTTTTCGCAAATCCATAAATGCGCCGCCTTGAACAGGGCCGCAAAGAAGCTGGTCTTTGACATTTTCCCTTGCGCTTTTGAGGCGAATAAGCGTTTCTTTTAGCTTTTCGCGCGCGATTTGTTTTGAATCGTTAGGAAGTGTAAACAAATCAAGCGGAGTAATGATGTCAGAACCTATTTTTTTCTGGAACTCAAGGGTTTCCTCTGGAGTTATCTCGAACTTCCCTTGCGAATACATCTGGAATGTCCCTGAATCCGTATATATCGGCCCGTTCCAGCCATAGAATTTATGCACGCCTTTTTTCTCGATTTCTTCTGCGTGCTCAGAGTTTTTCATAATATATGCGTTTGTAATTATGATTTGGGCCCCTATTTTTTTGATATCCTCAATTGAAACGATGCGCGAATTCGGCGTGACGACAACAGCAAGTGTTGGCGTAGTTATTGCGTGCTTTCCTATAGTCCACTTGCCGACGCGGCCTGATGCACAGCGAGCCTTTATTTCAAACATAATAACTGGATTATTAATAATAATGTTTATATAATACAACATTATGAGTGCCGATGCCAAACATTCTGAGAAAGTCATAATCCTAGAATCCGGAAAATGTTCGTGGGGCAAATGCATTTTCTGCAATTTTGGAAAAAATCATGCCGCTAAACGCGGCAAGCTTTTCAATCCAATGCGAAATGAAATGATTGAAAAAAAAGTTCCAATGCTTGATTTAAGTGTATTTAAGGAACGGATAGAGCGCGCCGTCAATGGCACAAAAATCGATACGCTGAAATTTTTCAATTCCGGAAGCTTTCTTGATGAAGCGCAGATTTCGGCAAAAATGCGGCGATTTCTTTTTTCAAAATGCGAAGAAACAGGCATAAAAGAGCTTATTGTAGAATGCCGCGCAGAGCACGTGACTGAAATGAAGCTAAATGAACTAAAACATGAACTTGAAGAACTTGGAAAAAATACACCTAAGCTGACTTTCGCAATAGGCCTTGAAGTAGCAGACGATGCAGTTCTGAAAAAAATACAGAAAGGAATGACTCTTGCGCAATATGAACGCGCAGAAAAAGTTATCAGAAAAACAGGTTTTGGCGTCAGAACCTACCTTATGGCAAATCTGCCTTTTGTCGGAAATGTGGCTGAATCACTCGATAAGTCCGTGAATTACTCGCTCAAGCACTCAGATTCAATCGCAATAATCAACGCCTTTGCATATGGATACTCGCCGCTTTTTGAAATGTGGCTTGAGGGCTTGTGGCACCCCCTTAACAAAAAAGAATTTGACGCGCTTGTAAAAAAGTACAAAAATAATAAAAAAATCAATATCTATTTCGACGATTATATCACATATACGAAATTCCCTGAGAATCTGCAGAAAAAGCTTGTCGGCGTCGGCAACGAATACATCATGCACCCTTATTTCAATGTCTGGCAGGAATACCTTTCGCGATTTTACGAAATCCCCGAAGGTAAAAAATACGCGCTGTTCCTGCCGTGCAGCTTCAGAAAACCGTATTCCCAGTCAAAGACGCACCGCGAAATCCTCCGGCACCTGACAAAACTGCGCCAGTATCCGCTGATTCATCAAATCATGATTTCAAATCCCGGAGTCATCCCGCGCGAATTCGAAAACAAGTATCCCTTCGCGCACTACGACTGGCAGGAATGGCTTGAGACGCCGCAGATAAAGAAAGAATATATCGAAGCGACGCAAAATAGGATTAAGAAGTATCTTGCGGCGCACAAGTACGCGGCTGTGTTTTCATACATGAAGCCGACATCAGAAAGCTTTATTGCGCTGAAAGATGCTTGCGAAAAACTAAAGATTAAACTAATCTCTTGCGTTGATGAGAAAATTTTCACCGAACTAAAAAATACAGAAACAGGACTGATAAAAAGCGCAGAAGACGATAGAGAAACATATGAAAATCTGCTCATAAACCGGAAAATGCTTGATAATTTAGTTGAAGTTTTAAGAAAAAATCTAAAATAAGTACTTGAGGTATAAACATGCGCGAACAAAAAAATCACGAAGAACGGATTGAGCGCTTGCGCGCAATCATCTCCAAAAAGCGCCTTGATGCGGCCATCTTATTCTCCGGCGAGTCACACAATGACCTTTCTTCAAAAAGCACATACTACTTAAGCGGGTTCTTTGACTCATGGCCGCATACAGTTATCGTCACAAAAAAAGATGAGATTCTTTTCACAGGAGAGCCTAGACGCGCGGAAAAAGAAAGTTTGATAAAAACAATCATCCCTTCAAAAAAAGGCGCGCTTGATAAATTCTTGAAATCTGCGCATATAAAGCGCCTTGGCGTTGATGCCAATTTCTCTTTCAGCCGATGGAATGATATGAAAAAAAAGCTCGGCAATGGTTGTTCATTTAAAAATATTTCGCACGAAATGATTGAACTGCGCGCGATAAAAGACGCCGAAGAGATTGTAAATATAAGGCGCGCCTCGCAAATCACTGTAAAAGCGCTAAAGGTGGCGGAAAACTGCGCCGGCTCTGGCGATGAAAATATGCTGGTCCAAAAAATAAAGTCGGAAATCATAAACAATGGCGCAGAAATAGCATTCAAGCCAATTGTTGCCGGAGACGCGAATTCGGCAAACATACATTATTTTGAATGCGGCGAAAGATACAATAAAATCGTCATGGCGGATATCGGGGCGCGCTGGAATTTTTACAATTCTGACTTCACGCGCACGTTTGTGCTCGGAAATGACAAAAATATGATTCGCGCGCACGAAACACTTGAAAATCTTGTTGCAGAGCTATCGGACTTCATAAAACCGGGTATAAAATGCATTGACGCATTCAATTACGCAAAGAAGTTTCTTGAAAAAACAGGATATAAAAAAGAAAGCTTTGCGAACTTTCACAGCCTCGGCCACGGCGTGGGCCTGGATGTACATGAATATCCTGTCTTGACGAAAAATCCGGCGTTTAAAGACGCGCGGTTTGAAGAAAACATGGTTTTTACTATTGAGCCTGCACTGTATTTTAAGGATAAATTCGGAATAAGAATTGAAGATACGGTGGTTTTGACAAAAAACGGAGTAAAACACCTAACTGATTAAACAAATCCTCACTAATTGTTCTTACCGTCATTATTTTTCAAAATGCTTTTGATATACGTTTGCACTTTTGTGTGTTTGGGACTTATTCTATCGAGAGGGTCAATACCTGATATAACCTCCTCATAAGTTTTAGTAATCAAATCGTGAAATTTGCCGCCGTATGTAAATGCAAATGTTTTCGATAGGGAACCTAAATTTAAACGCACATCCTCCGCAAGAACATTCAGAGGCAAATCGCTGAAATCCGCTCCGCATTCGTTTTTATAGAATGCAAGAAGATTGCGCGTTTCTTCTTTTATTCCGCCAAAAAGATAACCATTAATTTTTCAGATACTTTGGCTCTAAGTTCTTTGAATACCATAAACGCACCATGAGTTTCTAATCCGGTGGGTATTTATTTAGAAGATTTAAAAAGTGGAATTTTATAAAATTAGTTACTTTTTTTGCTAGAAATCACTATAAAACCGATAAGACCATCCCATATTTTCTCAATAAACGCTTCATTTCTCGGTTTATTATACCAAAATGGATCGACTAATGTTACTATTGTTTTTTGCTCTTCGGTTTTAATGCTCTCAATCACATTATCATGACCTGCCATCCATTCGGGCAGAAACCATTTCTTTTTTGAGCTTGGTTTTTTGTGAACCTTAAACGTTTCATATTCTATCCAAAGATCGTTGTTTTTTGATAAATTATCCGATATGAACTTTTCCAAGTCCAGTATATCTGAAGCCCTGAAGGACTTCGCTATTAAAGGAATCTTTTTCTCTTTGAAGAATTGATTTATAATTTTTTCAGATTCAGTAGTTTTCATGCCGCCGTCACTTGATGTGGCATAAACGCCCAACTTCACATTAAAAGAATCTGCATCATCTTTGCTGACCTTTATTTTGAAATATTTTGCCAGTTCTTCTTGATCAAAAAGCCCAAAGCCTCGCCTATAAAGTATCATTTGCAAAGAAGTAACACAGCAACAGCAAGGCCTTTGAACCAATGAAATATATTTTGGGTTTAACGCTATCTTTTTTTCTAATTTTGCCATAAACCGACCTCGATATGTTCTGTTCTATTGCAGATTATATGTCCTTATACCACAATAGAAATTCTTCTTTATACCAATGTTTTTTTAAGGTTGTTAATTTTTGATACTTATTTTTCTTAAATAATGAAATAGACGCCTCATTTTCTGGACGGATTACGCAAACAATCTTATGTGTACCATAAGCCAGTTTTACCTTTTTTGTTAGATAATTTAGCATTTTATTAGCTATGCCGTTTCTTTGAAAAGCAGTATCAATGCAAATCCACTGAAACCAAAAGATACCGCTGGCAATTCCGCCTTCAAAGTAGCCCCGTATAAATCCGACCATTTTTCCATCAGTTTTTGCAGCCAATAATAAAACAGTCTTATCCTTCAGGTCTGTTTTAATCTTTTTGATAAGAAAATCGTGCATACACTCTCTTTTTGCAAGATCTGAGTAATATGGAGATTCAAAAATTATCTGTTTTGCCAATCTTGAAAGTGCTTGCACGTCTTTTTCGTTAATCTTTACAACATTCATGAGATCCCTACGGACAGTATATATTTTTTGCGGATTCCAAAAAATTTACAATTATTTCCCTTTAAAATCCTTTCGCTAACGCTCTCGGCTTTCAAGCCTTTGGCTTGAAATACTGCCCGGCGCTCCTAACCGCAGCAACAGTAAACTCAATCGCGCCGTCAAGGTCTTTTATGCTTAAACATTCGCTCGGCGAATGAAGCCCGCGCGTCGGAATCGAAATCAATCCTGTCGGGATGCCTTCGCGCGTAAGTGTAATTGATGTCGCATCAGTTGTTCCGCCGTCTGTGCCAAGCTCTATCTGGTGCTTCAGATTGTTCTTTTTTGCGGTTTCTATAAGCCATTCCCTGACTTTTTCAGTTGTTATAAGTCCGCGTCCCTGCGCGTCAAGAAGCGTTATTGCAGGACCCTTTTCGCACTCAACAGAGCATTCCTGCGGCGTTATATTCGGCAAATCTCCCGCGATTGTGGTGTCAACATTCAGCGCGACATCGGGATTGATTTTAAATGCAGTTACACGCGCGCCTTTCAAGCCCACTTCCTCCTGCGCTGTAAAAACAGCACATACTGTGCCTGAAAAGTCCTTCAGCTGCTTGAATGCCTCAATCACGGTAACGCACCCCGCACGGTTATCAAAAGACTTTCCGGAGACAAAGTCGCCCTGAAGCTCACGGAAATGCGAATCAAACGATATGGGATCTGCCTTTTTTACGCCAAGCTTTTCAAGCTCTGTTTTTCCGTCCTTGTCAGGCATCTTGTTCAGGCGCATTCCGACATCAATAAACATTTCTTTCATTTTTACAGGGCGCTCGCGCTCTTCTTTTTCCTGAAGGTGCGGAGGCTTTGCCATTATCGCACCGTAAAGTTTCTTTCCTGAAGAATGTATCACAACCGGCGTTGAGAGAAGTATTTTGTCGTCAATTCCTCCAATCGGAGTGAAATTAATATAGTCCCGATCAATATATTTCACTATAAAACCGATTTCATCCATATGCGCTGAAAGCATTATTTTCGGCCCTGCTTTTGTTCCCTTTTTAACTGCAATAAGATTACCCATGCCATCGGTTTCAACAGAATCTGCATAATCTTTAATTTCATTCCGTATAACTTCACGGATTTCACTCTCAAAACCGGAAACGCCGACGGTCTCGGAAAGTTTTTTCAGAAGCTCTTTAACATTTGTGTTTTTAGAAGCCATAATATCGATTAATTATTTGTCTAAAAGAAATATATAGCTGATACAATGGCGCGAAAAACTATTTTTTTGAATAAGCTCTCGCAGCCAAAAGAAACAATAGCCCCACAATTATGTGGCTTGTTCCGGGAACAAGCGTTGGAATTAGATATCCCATGAGCGTGCCGATGCCGTAAATGATTACTACAAGCGATGCAACTGCCAGCATCATCGATAAGGCATATTGTTTAATGCGCCTCTTAAGCATTGAAAGGAAAGAGTAAGCGGATTCTTTTAGATATTCGGCTATGCGCTCCTCAATAGCTTTCTTAAATCCGCCGCTCTTTTTTTCAGGCATAGCACATCATCCCATAGTCAAGCTTCGCAACTAATCTTTCTTCTTTCTCCTCATCACCGCAAGTGTTACTGCCGCGCCAATGGCCGCCCCGATTCCTGCAGCAATCATCGCCGCAT from Nanoarchaeota archaeon encodes the following:
- the thpR gene encoding RNA 2',3'-cyclic phosphodiesterase; the protein is MRCFIEIDVPDINKSYILENMMRIKNTSTGYDFRITKKENLHITLAFLGEINEKTLSEIIKKVSEIAKSFCSFECIFSKIEPIPAKFPRIIWITLDENITLSKLYEELKKALMLENEHGSFKAHITAARLNPDSKGKKIININKKGIEPLKFRVSELKIMKSILKSDGPEYIVIESIHLAKNVNLRE
- a CDS encoding OB-fold nucleic acid binding domain-containing protein; translation: MEATTNTTKKILITCIAVSILGISLITAIDYGADAKRVNLSELGSKLAGENIMACGIVKSKSVSQTGTTFMTIAENGSKARIIFFKNERYKTENISRGESVCVNGVVQIYNNNAEIIGRKIIEVINNA
- the tgtA gene encoding tRNA guanosine(15) transglycosylase TgtA, which encodes MFEIKARCASGRVGKWTIGKHAITTPTLAVVVTPNSRIVSIEDIKKIGAQIIITNAYIMKNSEHAEEIEKKGVHKFYGWNGPIYTDSGTFQMYSQGKFEITPEETLEFQKKIGSDIITPLDLFTLPNDSKQIAREKLKETLIRLKSARENVKDQLLCGPVQGGAFMDLRKKAALEVSKINPDVFAVGGIVPLMEQYRFSKLVDSILTAKMNLDPSKPVHAFGAGHPMIFSLLAAIGVDFFDSAAYAIFARQGRYLTVNGTRTASELHELPCSCPVCSENSARELVGDASLLAKHNLYATFEEIRTVREAIYDGGLWELVEQRIRSHPALLEAYSTLGKYRKFIETNEPVSPGHAFFYLGKESMQRPIVFRVKDKLKQAEFPKTSETFNWLGIKVPLGLKMVYPFGQSVVPKHRKSGTIKPVEAARQIIAYQYGIKLSRAKKLIKRYTEIELSRNTGRLQRISYKGALLGTFRDSDGYFIPTFMFAKDILKYLKGTYVVHVNKDVEQFVREGKNLFSKFVASADERIRVGDEVFVLGSKNELLATGTSIFNSREMASFIYGVAVDIRHSNKFLN
- a CDS encoding DUF5591 domain-containing protein → MSADAKHSEKVIILESGKCSWGKCIFCNFGKNHAAKRGKLFNPMRNEMIEKKVPMLDLSVFKERIERAVNGTKIDTLKFFNSGSFLDEAQISAKMRRFLFSKCEETGIKELIVECRAEHVTEMKLNELKHELEELGKNTPKLTFAIGLEVADDAVLKKIQKGMTLAQYERAEKVIRKTGFGVRTYLMANLPFVGNVAESLDKSVNYSLKHSDSIAIINAFAYGYSPLFEMWLEGLWHPLNKKEFDALVKKYKNNKKINIYFDDYITYTKFPENLQKKLVGVGNEYIMHPYFNVWQEYLSRFYEIPEGKKYALFLPCSFRKPYSQSKTHREILRHLTKLRQYPLIHQIMISNPGVIPREFENKYPFAHYDWQEWLETPQIKKEYIEATQNRIKKYLAAHKYAAVFSYMKPTSESFIALKDACEKLKIKLISCVDEKIFTELKNTETGLIKSAEDDRETYENLLINRKMLDNLVEVLRKNLK
- a CDS encoding Xaa-Pro peptidase family protein, whose product is MREQKNHEERIERLRAIISKKRLDAAILFSGESHNDLSSKSTYYLSGFFDSWPHTVIVTKKDEILFTGEPRRAEKESLIKTIIPSKKGALDKFLKSAHIKRLGVDANFSFSRWNDMKKKLGNGCSFKNISHEMIELRAIKDAEEIVNIRRASQITVKALKVAENCAGSGDENMLVQKIKSEIINNGAEIAFKPIVAGDANSANIHYFECGERYNKIVMADIGARWNFYNSDFTRTFVLGNDKNMIRAHETLENLVAELSDFIKPGIKCIDAFNYAKKFLEKTGYKKESFANFHSLGHGVGLDVHEYPVLTKNPAFKDARFEENMVFTIEPALYFKDKFGIRIEDTVVLTKNGVKHLTD
- a CDS encoding GNAT family N-acetyltransferase, whose translation is MNVVKINEKDVQALSRLAKQIIFESPYYSDLAKRECMHDFLIKKIKTDLKDKTVLLLAAKTDGKMVGFIRGYFEGGIASGIFWFQWICIDTAFQRNGIANKMLNYLTKKVKLAYGTHKIVCVIRPENEASISLFKKNKYQKLTTLKKHWYKEEFLLWYKDI
- a CDS encoding M42 family metallopeptidase, with protein sequence MASKNTNVKELLKKLSETVGVSGFESEIREVIRNEIKDYADSVETDGMGNLIAVKKGTKAGPKIMLSAHMDEIGFIVKYIDRDYINFTPIGGIDDKILLSTPVVIHSSGKKLYGAIMAKPPHLQEKEERERPVKMKEMFIDVGMRLNKMPDKDGKTELEKLGVKKADPISFDSHFRELQGDFVSGKSFDNRAGCVTVIEAFKQLKDFSGTVCAVFTAQEEVGLKGARVTAFKINPDVALNVDTTIAGDLPNITPQECSVECEKGPAITLLDAQGRGLITTEKVREWLIETAKKNNLKHQIELGTDGGTTDATSITLTREGIPTGLISIPTRGLHSPSECLSIKDLDGAIEFTVAAVRSAGQYFKPKA